One Candidatus Aegiribacteria sp. DNA segment encodes these proteins:
- a CDS encoding lamin tail domain-containing protein, with product MTFIIIMILAQAPSMIDGGIFSSKCIVINEFMANPQNSFTENDGEWIELYNNTSEWINLSGWILENNYGQKIILSTYLLPPNSYFVLAACGNESLNGGFTPDYVYCDFIIHDSGSITILSRTMDVIDQIDYDSSWPIQKGISCERINPGWVSTLVSTWDYATIAYGNGDMGTPGAQNSVYMNSFTQNSWAFIKAFVE from the coding sequence GTATATTTTCATCAAAATGCATTGTTATCAACGAATTTATGGCAAATCCTCAAAACTCATTCACCGAAAACGATGGAGAGTGGATAGAACTCTATAACAATACCAGTGAATGGATCAACCTTTCAGGCTGGATACTCGAGAACAACTACGGTCAGAAAATAATCCTGTCAACGTACCTGCTTCCGCCAAACAGTTATTTTGTACTTGCGGCTTGTGGAAACGAATCGCTTAACGGCGGCTTTACACCCGATTACGTTTACTGTGATTTTATCATTCACGATTCAGGCTCGATTACGATCTTGAGCAGAACCATGGATGTAATTGATCAAATCGATTACGACAGCAGCTGGCCAATTCAGAAAGGTATTTCCTGCGAAAGAATTAATCCCGGGTGGGTTTCAACCCTCGTCTCAACGTGGGATTATGCCACAATAGCCTACGGAAACGGAGACATGGGAACTCCCGGAGCCCAGAACAGCGTTTATATGAATTCATTCACACAGAACAGTTGGGCTTTCATCAAAGCTTTTGTAGAATAA